ACCTGACGAAGACAACTTTCTACCGCTCTCTGCTCCGGTGCGTCCCGGCGCTGAAGCCGACCTGTTACCGGCCCTGAAGGGTGACACTGTCACCCCCGTCAATCCGGCCCGGGCCTACCTCATTTCCCTGAACTCACTCCGCAGCCGGCAGACAATGGCCTCGTTCCTGAACACGGTGGCCCGCATTCTCGGTGCCCGGGATCTGACTGACTGCAGCTGGGCGGCGCTGCGCCGGCACCATGTGCTGGCCCTCACCGAAATGCTGCGGGATACAGGACTGGCGGTGGCCACCATCAACACCTATCTCTCCGCCCTGCGCGGGGTGGCGCTCGAGGCCTGGATGCTGAAGCTGATGAGCGTCGAGGATTACCAGCACATCCGGGCCGTGCGTTCAGTGCGCGGCAGCGCGCTGCCGCGGGGTCGTGCCCTTAGCCGGGAGGAAATCCGTCAGTTGTTCGGTGTGTGCGAGGCGGACCGCAGCAGCAAAGGCGTCCGGGATGCGGCGCTGCTGGGC
This genomic interval from Kosakonia cowanii JCM 10956 = DSM 18146 contains the following:
- a CDS encoding tyrosine-type recombinase/integrase, whose protein sequence is MPSLPDEDNFLPLSAPVRPGAEADLLPALKGDTVTPVNPARAYLISLNSLRSRQTMASFLNTVARILGARDLTDCSWAALRRHHVLALTEMLRDTGLAVATINTYLSALRGVALEAWMLKLMSVEDYQHIRAVRSVRGSALPRGRALSREEIRQLFGVCEADRSSKGVRDAALLGVLLGCGLRRSEAVALSYGDILAGEHALKVQGKGNKERLAYVPAGAWQRLELWVDQIRGEAPGPLFTRIRRHDCLTEERLTDQAVYHILQVRQREAGLNRCAPHDLRRTFATALLDNGEDLITVKDAMGHASVNTTQKYDRRGEEKLRKARDRLDIGD